A genomic stretch from Corynebacterium sp. 21KM1197 includes:
- a CDS encoding DUF6928 family protein, producing MSMYEKPVTLWFVSAPDPASVLAGEPRADRGFGRKYLAQLNPSWPVTPIGQFPFNRSAPASRGEFYIAAFPGVALVHTLVEDASRLSRLDASLRTSIPARDVYAISAGEGDFGAFAHWHEGTLQRSLGARREELFEDIGLPEAFEGPYWAGERADQPGGIALPFIPADLAREAQRSWLGVNVSPEGPDIQVAGFAIDGRPEPRVDEPSGSRMSMEEWAADATAKLGLSPANKQYDDYERHKEGDEFARLAEGITRRLRSWWRFRR from the coding sequence ATGAGCATGTATGAAAAGCCGGTGACCCTGTGGTTCGTCTCCGCTCCCGATCCCGCCTCGGTGCTCGCGGGGGAGCCGCGCGCCGATCGCGGCTTTGGCCGGAAGTACCTGGCCCAGCTCAATCCCTCTTGGCCAGTCACGCCGATTGGCCAGTTTCCCTTTAATCGCTCGGCCCCCGCCTCGCGCGGGGAGTTCTACATCGCGGCCTTTCCCGGGGTGGCGCTGGTGCACACGCTGGTGGAGGATGCCTCTCGGCTCTCCCGGCTGGACGCTTCCCTGCGCACCTCCATTCCGGCGCGCGATGTGTACGCCATTAGCGCCGGCGAGGGGGACTTTGGTGCCTTTGCCCACTGGCACGAGGGGACGTTGCAGCGCAGCCTGGGCGCCCGGCGCGAGGAGTTATTCGAGGATATTGGCCTGCCCGAGGCCTTTGAGGGGCCTTATTGGGCGGGCGAACGCGCCGACCAACCCGGCGGCATAGCCCTACCCTTCATCCCGGCGGATCTGGCCCGCGAGGCGCAGCGCTCGTGGTTGGGGGTAAACGTCTCCCCCGAGGGGCCGGATATTCAGGTGGCGGGCTTTGCCATCGACGGACGCCCGGAACCCCGGGTGGACGAGCCCAGCGGCAGCCGCATGAGCATGGAGGAATGGGCGGCGGACGCCACGGCCAAATTGGGGCTGAGCCCGGCAAATAAGCAGTATGACGACTACGAGCGGCACAAGGAGGGCGACGAGTTCGCCCGCCTGGCGGAGGGGATTACCCGCCGCCTGCGCTCGTGGTGGAGGTTCCGGCGCTAG
- the sepH gene encoding septation protein SepH, translating to MRELHLVRSESTGTTLVLSESPEGERFSLAVDEVRAMLKSTEDKGETRALPLRPRDIQDRIRGGATIAQVAEQMGVTEARVEPYAHPVLLERARIAELAKNSHPVREDGPARLSLWEVLATALAARGEDLSTSTWDAHREAAGQWVVVVTWGEHRAEWTLQNHTTSSATTVARNPLASELMSPPRLTPVAEEPAPVVNEPEEEPPAPAKKRRKAVTPHWEDVLLGVRTNTKRPRS from the coding sequence ATGCGCGAGCTGCACCTTGTCCGCAGCGAATCCACGGGCACCACCCTGGTGCTAAGCGAGTCCCCGGAGGGGGAACGCTTCAGCCTCGCCGTCGATGAGGTGCGTGCCATGCTCAAATCCACCGAGGACAAGGGCGAGACCCGCGCGCTCCCCCTGCGCCCCCGCGATATTCAGGATCGGATTCGCGGCGGGGCCACCATCGCCCAGGTGGCGGAGCAGATGGGCGTTACCGAGGCCCGCGTGGAACCCTACGCCCACCCGGTGCTGCTGGAACGCGCACGGATCGCGGAGCTGGCCAAGAACTCCCACCCCGTGCGCGAGGACGGCCCGGCACGCCTGAGCCTCTGGGAGGTGTTGGCCACGGCCCTGGCCGCGCGCGGCGAGGACCTTTCCACCAGCACCTGGGACGCCCACCGTGAGGCCGCCGGGCAGTGGGTGGTGGTGGTGACCTGGGGCGAGCACCGCGCGGAGTGGACGCTGCAAAATCACACCACCTCCTCGGCCACCACCGTGGCGCGCAATCCCCTGGCCTCGGAGTTGATGAGTCCCCCGCGCCTGACCCCGGTGGCGGAGGAACCCGCCCCCGTGGTGAATGAGCCGGAGGAAGAACCGCCCGCACCGGCAAAGAAGCGCCGCAAGGCCGTCACCCCGCACTGGGAGGACGTGCTGCTGGGCGTGCGCACGAACACCAAGCGCCCCCGGTCATGA
- the serC gene encoding phosphoserine transaminase — protein MFTLPPELLPSDGRFGCGPSKVRQEQIDALSAPTIMGTSHRQPAVKNVVGSIREGLGSLFDLPEGYEIVLSLGGATAFWDAATFGLIEQRSGHLTYGEFSGKFAAAARKAPWLQDPAIVEAAPGTAPQPQPIEGVDVIAWAHNETSTGAMVPVQRPEGDALVVVDATSGAGGLPVDMSQADVYYFSPQKCFAADGGLWLAAMSPAAIERIDRLHADRFIPAFLDFQTAVENSRKNQTYNTPAVATLLMLDAQVQWMLREGGLDAMVERTTASSSALYSWAEQHPHATPFVADPAARSLVVGTIDFDETIDAAALAATLRANGIVDVEPYRKLGRNQLRVGMFPAIEPQDVVTLTKAIDAILEAEVI, from the coding sequence ATGTTCACCCTGCCCCCCGAGCTCCTCCCCAGCGATGGCCGCTTTGGCTGCGGCCCCTCCAAGGTGCGCCAGGAGCAAATCGACGCCCTCTCCGCCCCCACCATCATGGGCACCTCGCACCGCCAGCCCGCCGTAAAAAACGTGGTGGGCTCGATCCGCGAGGGCCTTGGCTCCCTGTTCGATCTCCCCGAGGGCTACGAGATCGTGCTGTCCCTGGGCGGGGCCACCGCCTTCTGGGACGCCGCCACCTTTGGCCTCATCGAGCAGCGCTCGGGCCACCTCACCTATGGCGAGTTCTCCGGCAAGTTCGCCGCCGCCGCCCGCAAGGCCCCCTGGTTGCAGGACCCCGCGATCGTCGAGGCCGCCCCGGGCACCGCCCCGCAGCCCCAGCCGATCGAGGGCGTGGACGTGATCGCCTGGGCACACAATGAGACTTCCACCGGAGCGATGGTGCCGGTGCAGCGCCCCGAGGGGGACGCGCTGGTGGTGGTGGACGCCACCTCCGGCGCGGGCGGCCTGCCCGTGGATATGTCCCAGGCGGACGTGTACTACTTCTCCCCGCAGAAGTGCTTTGCCGCCGATGGCGGCCTCTGGCTCGCCGCGATGAGCCCCGCCGCCATTGAGCGGATCGACAGGCTCCATGCGGATCGCTTCATTCCGGCGTTCCTGGACTTTCAGACGGCCGTGGAGAACTCACGCAAGAACCAGACCTACAACACCCCGGCGGTGGCCACCCTCCTCATGCTGGACGCGCAGGTGCAGTGGATGCTGCGCGAGGGCGGGCTGGACGCGATGGTGGAGCGCACCACGGCGTCGTCAAGCGCCTTGTATTCCTGGGCGGAGCAGCACCCGCACGCCACCCCCTTCGTGGCCGACCCCGCCGCGCGTTCCCTGGTGGTGGGCACTATTGACTTCGATGAGACTATCGACGCCGCCGCGCTCGCCGCCACCCTGCGCGCCAACGGGATCGTGGACGTGGAGCCATACCGTAAACTGGGCCGCAACCAACTGCGCGTGGGCATGTTCCCCGCCATCGAGCCGCAGGACGTGGTGACTCTGACCAAGGCTATCGACGCCATCCTGGAAGCCGAGGTTATCTAA
- a CDS encoding citrate synthase: MATDSNDKAVLHYPGGEFEMNIKPATEGNSGIELGKMLSETGYVTFDPGYVSTGSTESKITYIDGDQGVLRYRGYDIADLAQNATFNEVSYLLIKGELPTAEELSKFNDEIRHHTLLDEDFKAQFRVFPRNAHPMSVLASSVNILSTYYQDQLDPLDEEQLDKATVRLMAKVPMLAAYAYRASKGVPYLYPDNSLNARENFLRMMFGYPTEPYEVDPVMVKALDKLLILHADHEQNCSTSTVRMIGSAQANMFVSIAGGINALSGPLHGGANQAVLEMLEDIQNNHGGDATDFMNRVKNKEKGIRLMGFGHRVYKNYDPRAAIVKETAHEVLEHLGGDHLLDLAMKLEEIALSDDYFISRKLYPNVDFYTGLIYRAMGFPTDFFTVLFAIGRLPGWIAHYREQLEMNTKINRPRQIYTGETLRTVTPRESR; this comes from the coding sequence GTGGCTACTGACAGCAATGACAAGGCCGTCCTTCACTACCCCGGTGGTGAATTTGAAATGAACATCAAGCCCGCCACCGAGGGCAACTCCGGCATTGAGCTGGGCAAGATGCTCTCCGAGACGGGCTACGTCACCTTCGATCCCGGTTACGTGAGCACTGGCTCCACCGAATCCAAGATTACGTACATCGACGGCGATCAGGGCGTGCTGCGCTACCGCGGCTACGACATCGCCGACCTCGCTCAAAACGCCACCTTCAACGAGGTCTCCTACCTCCTCATCAAGGGCGAGCTGCCCACCGCCGAGGAACTAAGCAAGTTCAACGACGAGATCCGCCACCACACCCTGCTGGACGAGGACTTCAAGGCGCAGTTCCGGGTATTCCCGCGCAACGCGCACCCGATGTCCGTGCTGGCCTCCTCCGTGAACATCCTCTCCACCTACTACCAGGATCAGCTCGACCCGCTGGACGAGGAGCAGCTGGACAAGGCCACCGTGCGCCTGATGGCCAAGGTGCCCATGCTGGCCGCCTACGCCTACCGCGCCTCCAAGGGTGTTCCTTACCTCTACCCGGATAACTCCCTGAACGCGCGCGAGAACTTCCTGCGCATGATGTTCGGCTACCCCACCGAGCCCTACGAGGTAGACCCGGTGATGGTCAAGGCCCTGGATAAACTCCTGATCCTCCACGCCGACCACGAGCAGAACTGCTCCACCTCCACCGTGCGCATGATCGGCTCCGCCCAGGCCAACATGTTCGTCTCCATCGCCGGCGGCATCAACGCCCTGTCCGGCCCGCTGCACGGCGGCGCCAACCAGGCCGTGCTGGAGATGCTGGAGGACATCCAGAACAACCACGGCGGCGACGCCACGGACTTCATGAACCGCGTGAAGAACAAGGAAAAGGGCATCCGCCTGATGGGCTTCGGCCACCGCGTGTACAAGAACTACGACCCGCGCGCGGCCATCGTCAAGGAGACCGCGCACGAGGTGCTGGAGCACCTGGGTGGCGATCACCTGCTCGACCTCGCCATGAAGCTGGAGGAGATCGCGCTCAGCGACGACTACTTCATCTCCCGCAAGCTCTACCCGAACGTAGACTTCTACACCGGCCTGATCTACCGCGCCATGGGCTTCCCCACGGACTTCTTCACCGTGCTCTTTGCCATCGGCCGCCTGCCCGGCTGGATCGCCCACTACCGCGAGCAGCTTGAGATGAACACCAAGATCAACCGCCCGCGCCAGATCTACACCGGCGAGACGCTGCGCACCGTCACCCCGCGCGAATCCCGCTAG
- a CDS encoding FKBP-type peptidyl-prolyl cis-trans isomerase encodes MEKPQIDVPAGPAPETLHIEDLVVGEGAEAQPGGTVEVHYVGVDFETGQEFDSSWDRKQSIEFSLDRLIAGWQEGIPGMKVGGRRLLVCPPEQAYGPAGGGHPLSGRTLVFVIDLLKAE; translated from the coding sequence ATGGAAAAGCCGCAGATCGACGTCCCGGCTGGCCCTGCCCCCGAGACCCTTCACATCGAGGACCTGGTGGTGGGAGAGGGCGCGGAGGCTCAGCCCGGCGGCACCGTGGAAGTCCACTACGTAGGCGTGGACTTTGAAACGGGGCAGGAGTTTGACTCCTCCTGGGACCGCAAGCAGAGCATCGAGTTCTCCCTCGACCGGCTCATCGCCGGCTGGCAGGAGGGGATCCCCGGCATGAAGGTGGGCGGGCGTCGCCTGCTGGTGTGCCCCCCGGAGCAGGCCTACGGCCCCGCCGGCGGCGGGCACCCCCTCTCCGGCCGCACCCTGGTCTTTGTGATCGACCTGCTTAAGGCTGAATAA
- a CDS encoding thymidylate synthase, which translates to MTISTPYEDLLRRIMAEGTDKGDRTGTGTTSLFGAQLRYNLADSFPLLTTKKVYFKAVVGELLWFLRGDSNVRWLQEHGIRIWNEWADKDGELGPVYGVQWRSWPTPGGGHIDQISRALETLKTNPDSRRNVVSAWNVAELENMALPPCHLFFQLYVAEGKLSCQLYQRSADMFLGVPFNIASYSLLTHMFAQQAGLDVGEFIWTGGDCHVYNNHREQVAQQLEREPRPYPQLRLRKAASLFDYDFSDIEVVGYDPHPMISAQVSV; encoded by the coding sequence ATGACGATCTCCACCCCCTACGAGGACCTGCTGCGCCGCATCATGGCGGAGGGTACTGATAAGGGCGACCGCACGGGAACCGGAACCACCAGCCTCTTCGGCGCCCAACTGCGCTACAACCTCGCTGACTCCTTTCCGCTGCTGACCACTAAGAAGGTGTACTTCAAAGCCGTGGTGGGGGAACTGCTGTGGTTTCTACGGGGAGACTCCAACGTGCGCTGGCTCCAAGAACACGGCATCCGCATCTGGAACGAGTGGGCGGATAAGGACGGCGAACTGGGCCCCGTTTACGGAGTGCAGTGGCGCAGCTGGCCCACCCCCGGCGGCGGCCACATCGACCAGATCTCCCGGGCGCTGGAGACGCTCAAAACCAACCCGGATTCCCGCCGCAACGTGGTCTCCGCCTGGAACGTGGCGGAACTAGAAAACATGGCCTTGCCGCCCTGCCACCTGTTCTTCCAGCTCTACGTGGCCGAGGGAAAACTGAGCTGCCAGCTCTACCAGCGCTCGGCGGACATGTTCTTAGGGGTGCCCTTTAACATCGCCTCCTACTCCTTGCTCACCCACATGTTCGCCCAGCAGGCGGGCCTGGACGTGGGCGAGTTCATCTGGACGGGCGGGGACTGCCACGTTTATAACAATCACCGTGAGCAGGTGGCCCAGCAACTAGAGCGCGAGCCGCGCCCCTACCCGCAGCTGCGCCTCCGCAAGGCCGCCTCCCTATTTGACTACGACTTCTCCGACATCGAGGTGGTGGGCTACGATCCCCACCCCATGATCAGCGCGCAGGTGTCCGTGTGA
- a CDS encoding dihydrofolate reductase yields the protein MLGAIWAQDREGVIGDGRGMPWHLPEDLRHFKEVTLGAPVIMGRRTWESLPIKPLPGRENIVLSSRAAGEWSRGARVATEIPGKGWIIGGGEIYAATIGEVDVVEVTLVDTRAQVDTPVYAPAVPVNMVRVSDSGWQGDGLRYRFLRYERP from the coding sequence ATGCTCGGAGCGATCTGGGCCCAGGATCGGGAGGGCGTGATCGGTGACGGCCGTGGCATGCCCTGGCACCTCCCGGAGGATCTGCGGCACTTCAAGGAGGTCACCCTGGGTGCGCCCGTCATCATGGGGCGGCGCACCTGGGAATCGCTCCCCATCAAGCCGCTGCCGGGACGGGAGAACATCGTGCTCTCTAGCCGAGCGGCGGGGGAGTGGTCGCGCGGGGCGCGGGTGGCCACGGAGATCCCGGGGAAGGGCTGGATCATCGGCGGTGGGGAGATCTACGCCGCCACCATCGGGGAGGTGGACGTGGTGGAGGTGACGCTGGTGGACACGCGGGCACAGGTGGACACTCCGGTGTACGCGCCCGCCGTGCCCGTAAACATGGTGCGGGTGAGCGATTCGGGGTGGCAGGGCGATGGTCTGCGGTACCGGTTTCTGAGGTACGAGCGCCCATAG
- a CDS encoding MFS transporter — MNARWLTAVVALSAALMTLDMTVVTIALPNITREFSTGLEDTQWIVNAYVLIFAALLLGVGALSDHIPRHRLFILGHLIFGASSLLCALSGSAGILIVGRVCQAIGATLVFGTCMPLIADAHKGNDAARSRAVGAFMAAGAAAAALGPLLGGFLVNGGGWRWIFAVNIPVSIIAIIVMALVAPGTAGARRKTTGRDWVSTTLVALGLFGANYALITAPNAGWSAANVLAAGVASVLFLVTFAVIQLRAGEDALLDLRLFAVPSFSAAIILSFTSRLVTFGLLTYLIFWLSGVQGLSPIGVGLVLLALALPMVIIAAPSSALEKTGRVNIVTGVAMLITALGLLWAALTLGPDTTWRSVIGPLLVMGIGAGMAMPHMMNIAIGVVPASRAGAATGAANSAFPLGTAAGVAMFGAILTSRIDALAWVPAPVREAATAGQIDLLHGALPEPRVQEITEAFIAGLDAILVTGAAVSVVCALICFFSIRQKDRYITPESA, encoded by the coding sequence GTGAATGCCCGCTGGCTCACCGCCGTCGTCGCCCTCTCGGCGGCACTCATGACACTCGACATGACCGTCGTCACCATCGCCCTGCCCAACATCACCCGAGAGTTCTCCACCGGCCTTGAGGACACCCAGTGGATCGTCAACGCCTACGTCCTCATCTTTGCCGCACTACTCCTCGGCGTCGGGGCGCTCTCCGATCACATACCTCGACATCGGCTGTTCATACTCGGCCACCTCATCTTCGGGGCGTCGTCCCTGCTTTGCGCGCTGTCCGGCTCCGCCGGGATCCTGATCGTGGGGCGGGTGTGCCAGGCTATCGGCGCGACGCTCGTATTCGGCACCTGCATGCCCCTTATTGCCGACGCCCACAAAGGAAACGACGCCGCCCGCTCCCGCGCTGTCGGCGCGTTCATGGCCGCGGGCGCGGCGGCAGCGGCCCTCGGCCCGCTACTCGGTGGGTTCCTCGTCAACGGCGGAGGCTGGCGCTGGATCTTCGCCGTGAACATCCCGGTCAGCATCATCGCCATCATCGTCATGGCTCTCGTCGCACCGGGCACCGCGGGCGCGCGGCGGAAAACCACCGGGAGAGACTGGGTTTCCACCACGCTCGTCGCCCTCGGACTATTCGGAGCAAACTACGCCCTCATCACCGCCCCCAACGCAGGCTGGTCGGCCGCGAACGTCCTCGCGGCGGGCGTCGCCTCCGTCCTTTTCCTCGTGACATTCGCCGTCATCCAGCTGCGCGCGGGCGAGGATGCCCTGCTCGATCTCCGCCTGTTTGCCGTGCCCTCTTTCAGCGCGGCGATTATCCTGTCCTTCACCAGCCGCCTGGTGACCTTTGGCCTGCTGACGTACCTGATCTTCTGGCTCTCCGGGGTCCAGGGGCTCTCCCCGATCGGGGTGGGCCTCGTCCTCCTCGCGCTCGCCCTGCCGATGGTCATCATCGCGGCGCCGTCTTCAGCCCTAGAAAAGACGGGCAGAGTCAATATCGTCACGGGGGTGGCGATGCTCATCACCGCCCTCGGCCTGCTCTGGGCAGCTCTCACCCTTGGGCCGGATACCACGTGGCGCTCCGTGATCGGCCCGCTGCTCGTCATGGGCATCGGCGCCGGGATGGCCATGCCTCATATGATGAACATCGCCATCGGGGTCGTGCCCGCCTCCCGCGCCGGCGCGGCCACCGGAGCGGCCAACAGCGCCTTCCCCCTGGGCACCGCCGCCGGCGTGGCGATGTTCGGGGCGATCCTGACCTCCCGCATCGATGCGCTGGCCTGGGTACCCGCCCCGGTCCGGGAGGCCGCGACCGCCGGACAGATCGACCTGCTGCACGGTGCCCTTCCGGAACCCCGCGTTCAGGAGATCACGGAGGCTTTCATAGCTGGGCTAGATGCGATCCTCGTCACCGGTGCCGCGGTGTCCGTGGTGTGCGCCCTCATCTGCTTCTTCTCGATCCGACAGAAGGATCGGTACATCACCCCGGAGAGCGCATAG